From the genome of Bos indicus x Bos taurus breed Angus x Brahman F1 hybrid unplaced genomic scaffold, Bos_hybrid_MaternalHap_v2.0 tig00003681_arrow_arrow_obj, whole genome shotgun sequence:
ATGTCGGGTGGAAAGATGACGCTGGACCAAGTCTTCGGACTCCGGACTTCGGTCCCGGCTCCACCACCGACTACAGGTCACGTCCCTTCATGGCGCCTCCGGGCCCTCGTCAGCGAGATGCCAGAGCTGGGTGAGCTGACCCCCAGGTCCCCCCGGTTCTGAGGCGTGTGGCTCCAGGCGCTTCCGAGAGACGCTGGGGCCCAACGCAGAGCGGGGCCGCAGGACAGCCATTCGCCTGGTCCTCTGGCTCCCGCCTGGGGTCCCCCGAGCCGAGACCCCGTCCCGTCCGGGCCCTCAGCTTCGCTCACACACTTTCTCTCACTCCTGTGGGCAGCGGGGCCTGAGGAGCCTCTTCTTCGTCCTCCAGGGCCTGTTGCTGGAGGCGCCCTGACGGCCCGCCATGTTCCCATCACTGGGCGCTAGTGAACTAGAGAAATCAGAGTGGGCACCTGCGGACACGCGGCACCTCCTAGCAGGGACCCAAGGGCCAGGGCCTGGTGCCTGGGGCTTCTGTACCCATGCCTGGCTCATCTGCAGAGACTGGAGGGGAAGCGAGGCAGCAAAATGCGAGGGACTCGTCACTGCCCTGCCTCTCAGCAAGCTCAGGGAGCCAGTCACCACCGACCCCCCAGAGCTGAGCTGCTGGGCGAGTGGAGGGTGTCAGAGGGTCCGAGCAGTGCTGTAGCGCCAGGAACACTGAGGACGGGAGGAGACAGAAGATGGGGAACAGCTCTCTGTGACACCGTGGCACGGCCTTAGGGCTCAGATGGTCAGATCACCCTGCAGAAGGGAGGAAATCAAGAGGAAATAGGGCGGCATAccagcaagaaaaagagagaaaacctgTCTGGGGAGACAATGCCGTAAATCATAGCTAGACGTGCGCTTTAACCATCACATCAGCGGGCAAgtagggggcaggggcagggaagcAATGAACTCAGCTGAGAAGAGGTAAAGAGTCTTGGGGTCTTCAGTACCTTGGTCTGTGGAGGGTGCTTCATCAGGTGCATTTGAAATAGGGAAACATAAAAATGGTTTAggttgaaaatgacaaaaatactttGGCAATAATATCAAAAGTGTCCATAAAAGGAAATAGCACAACATTGCTTAATTTCaccattttaatcttttattttctgatttctcttctaATTATTATTCAGAACTCTATAGACATTTCATCCATGAAAGAGTGTCATTAATGAGTCTTAGGATTAACTGAGAAAACACCAATTTTAGAGTCAGGAAACCAGGGCTGTGGCTCCAGAGATGCCACTTGCCTCTGGACCCCTGGGAAGTAAGTACCCTCTCTTTTCTGGACcttacttttctcatctggaaaatgcgATGATGACTTAGGCCCCTTCAACCCAGAGATACTACAGCATTGGAGCCCAGGGCTCGCACCTGCTGACACTAGGCTCCGATGAATGGTTTCTTAGCAAAACGATACTTCCTGTGCTAAGTAAAAGCCAAGTTATTTGCCTCTGGAGAAAATATGTTTGTCCCTCCTGCTTAATAAAAGGAAGTAAGTTACTCAGAATGTAGGCTTATCTTCCTGCTTCATGTTACACGAGTATAGTAATCTAACATCCTTGAAGTTTCTGGGCAAAGCGCTCAAGTGAGAGGAATTACACAAAGATAGGAAACAGTCAGATGGGTCCCTTCGGGCATCACCTGGTTCTCAGTTTCTAGCACTCTCCTGGCCCCCTTTCTGGGAACAGGGCAGCTTGGCTCAGCACCATTCTTTCTGAGACCCATTTCCTCTGCTCCCACGATTTCCAGTTCCTAGGCAGAATCAggtacaaaatgaacaaaatatgctCCGAGAATGCAGGGGCTTTCAGCTGGATCAAACAGATCCACACTGTAACAGTTCATCACTATTCACTGCAGTGAGGAGGAAGGGTCTTAAAGGAAGGAATGGCTGTTCCTGTTCCTATGGTGTGGGGGTGGGAGTAGGGGGAGAAGTTGAGAAAACTTTGCTGTGAGGTCAGTTTTTGATTTATGGTCTAAGGGATGAGTCAGTATTTatgaggcagacacacacacagtggtgaaGCCAGTCCTGGAAAAAGGAAGCTCATAGGCAAAGATAGAAAGGTGTAGATTTCAATGTGAATTTGGGAAGTCATGTGTCCTTTggctaaagaaaaaggaaacactgtaGGATATGTAGACTCAAGTTTGGATATTTGAATTTGTCTTgtaagcaaagagaagaaactgaaggacTTTAAATGAGAAATAACACTGTCAAGTTTGTAATCTGGAAATAACTCAGTAGCTATATATAGACTGGATTCAGGAAGTGAAGGTAAGGACTGTTATAAAcccaccatatataaaacagctagctagtgggaagctgctgtatagcacaggaagctcagcctcaggaaggagaagagatgtgCTGACTTAACCATCACATGAGGGACCACACTTGTAGGAAGCAGTCTGCTTAGGAGGCAGCAGTTGTGAATCTGGTTATGAGAATGTGGATGATCcatttgtgtttttctcattGGTTACCCATTGAAAGAAGGTATTCATAGTAACAATCATGCATCATAGGGAGAAATCCCTGTAGCCTGGGACCCAATTCTGTCTACCTACCCTACAAAACCTCTTTAAAGTAGATTGTACAAGGacagccctggtggtccagtggttaagactctgagctcccaatgctggggcagaggtttgatccctggtcagggaactatatcccacatgccacaactaagagttcacgtgttgcaactaaagattctgcatgcaacAGCTAAGAGCcggcacaaattaaaaaaaaaaaaaaatcagtataaagCAAGCAgttaaatacaataaattaagaaaaatagcaCAGGAATATTTCACCTGGACAAAGAGCAGTCATCATCAAACAGAAACCACTCAGAATCTCTCCAaagatgctgaaagaaaaaggaggtggTGGGGACCATGGAagaggggcagggagaagagaCAGGAAGGTGTGCAGGGAGCTTGGAGAGAATCACACACCACACGTGGGCACAGACGTAGACACACCTGGGGGCTGCAACTGGggaaattccacttctggttgctttgattttctttgaaaacctGGCAAGACATCTCTCAGCTGAGAGTGGGAGTGGGGACCTGACGGGAGCTTTGGAGGAGAAGGTGCCACATGAAGCGGTCGTGGGGAATGAAGGCAAGCGGAGGGGAAGGAGGCATCCAAGCAGGGCCAGTGGGGAGACAGGACCCAATGTGCATGAGGCGTCCTGAAAACAAGCTGAATCCGGGGGCGTGGGAAGGGGCTTAGCAGCATCAAGTCAAGGATTCTAGGTTCTTCATCTACAAAGGGTTGAGCCAGAAAGACAGGAGGTGGAAGTCGAGAGCAGTTGTTTAAAAACTGAGATTACAGAGGGTTCACAGGTCCTGGCTGAgagggttttgtttgtgtgttttgccTTCTTGACACCAACTGTGTGTCCAGGCTTCAGCTCACTTCTGCCACTAACCACCCCAGAAGGAGGGCCAGCCTCACAGGTATGATACCAGTTCCAGAAGACTGTCCCCACCTCAGATGCCAATCCGTGGGTCCCCAGCTCCCCTACACTTCTGCCTGACTTGGCTACAAACTCAGGAATCCCAGTACCTCCCCTTCAGGTTGTATGATTTGCTACTGCTCACAGAACTCCAGAAAACGCCAGAGAAATGGCCAGGCcacggccccctccccaggctcctttgttttaGAAACCTTGGTTGATTTCTGTAACTGGCCAT
Proteins encoded in this window:
- the LOC113889152 gene encoding uncharacterized protein LOC113889152, with amino-acid sequence MQSAPRPSPCGVRWNPLCGLRGTTSSSRSLRGEQDHTEVRRTEPRVDAEPGPATGHVLSHSPLPPSEAASDTSGMSGGKMTLDQVFGLRTSVPAPPPTTGHVPSWRLRALVSEMPELETLGPNAERGRRTAIRLVLWLPPGVPRAETPSRPGPQLRSHTFSHSCGQRGLRSLFFVLQGLLLEAP